The following coding sequences are from one Triticum dicoccoides isolate Atlit2015 ecotype Zavitan chromosome 4A, WEW_v2.0, whole genome shotgun sequence window:
- the LOC119284953 gene encoding heat shock 70 kDa protein 8-like has protein sequence MAEQFYTVASDSETTGDDKAPQSFPDVAIGIDIGTSRCSVAIWNGHQVELMKNTRSQKGMRSYVMFKDDTLSAGVTGGATKEHAHEERDILSGSAIFNMKRLIGRMDTDEVVQASKTLPFLVQTLGIGVRPFIAALVNNMWRSTTPEEVLAIFLLELKALVEMHLKHPVRNAVLTIPVAFSRFQQTRIERACAMAGLHVLRLMPEPTAVALLYAQQQQQLMQDNMGSGIEKIALIFNIGAGYCDVAVSATAGGVSQIRALAGCTVGGEDILQNVMRYLLPDYDSLCDNAGPTTDRIKSMGLLRMATQDAIHKLASQESTEINADLGNGLKVSKLLSRAEFEQVNQAIFEKCERIIKQCLSDAKLTPEDINDVILVGGCSRIPKIRSLVLGLCKKGDSYGSIDDLEAAVSGAALEGAIASGVTDPSGSLDLLTIQATPMNLGIRADGDDFAAIIPRNTAVPARRDMLFTTTQDNQAEALIAVYEGEGEQAEENHLLGYFKITGIPPAPKGAVEISACMDIDAGNVLRVFAGVVKPQGEATPPFMEVRMPTLDDGHGWCGQALAKMYGSKLDLAVLPKKLHP, from the coding sequence ATGGCTGAGCAATTCTACACAGTGGCATCTGACAGTGAAACCACCGGGGACGACAAAGCACCACAATCATTCCCTGATGTTGCTATCGGCATTGATATTGGCACTTCAAGATGCAGTGTTGCAATTTGGAATGGTCATCAAGTGGAGCTGATGAAAAACACCCGTAGCCAGAAAGGGATGAGGTCATATGTCATGTTCAAAGATGACACCCTTTCAGCGGGTGTTACTGGAGGAGCAACCAAGGAGCACGCACACGAGGAAAGAGATATCTTGTCAGGAAGTGCAATATTTAACATGAAGCGTTTAATCGGGAGAATGGACACAGATGAAGTGGTTCAAGCTAGCAAGACTCTCCCTTTCCTTGTGCAGACACTGGGCATTGGTGTGAGGCCATTTATTGCCGCTCTGGTCAACAATATGTGGCGCTCCACAACTCCTGAGGAAGTTCTTGCCATCTTTCTTCTTGAATTGAAGGCCCTGGTGGAAATGCATCTCAAGCATCCAGTGAGGAATGCTGTTCTAACCATCCCAGTTGCATTCAGTCGCTTCCAGCAGACCAGGATCGAGAGAGCATGTGCAATGGCTGGACTGCATGTGCTGAGGCTTATGCCAGAGCCCACTGCTGTTGCTCTTTTGTAtgctcagcagcagcagcagcttatgCAAGATAACATGGGAAGTGGCATTGAGAAAATCGCCCTGATATTTAACATCGGTGCTGGCTATTGTGACGTTGCGGTGTCTGCCACTGCTGGAGGTGTTTCTCAGATAAGAGCACTCGCAGGTTGCACCGTTGGTGGAGAGGACATTCTTCAGAACGTAATGCGCTACCTTCTACCCGACTATGATAGCTTATGTGACAATGCTGGTCCAACCACGGACAGGATCAAGTCAATGGGTTTACTGCGAATGGCTACTCAGGATGCGATTCACAAACTGGCTTCCCAGGAAAGCACTGAGATCAATGCAGACCTGGGTAATGGCCTGAAAGTGTCCAAGCTGCTGAGTCGTGCAGAGTTTGAACAGGTGAACCAGGCGATCTTTGAGAAATGCGAGAGGATCATCAAGCAATGCCTGTCAgatgcaaagttaacgccagaggaCATCAACGATGTGATCTTGGTTGGAGGGTGTTCCAGAATTCCCAAGATCAGAAGCCTTGTCCTGGGATTGTGCaagaagggagactcttatggaagcATCGACGATCTTGAAGCCGCTGTTTCAGGTGCTGCACTGGAAGGAGCCATTGCTTCAGGAGTCACCGACCCTTCAGGGAGCCTGGATCTGCTGACGATTCAGGCGACCCCGATGAACCTCGGGATCCGTGCCGACGGGGACGACTTTGCAGCCATCATTCCAAGGAACACCGCTGTCCCGGCTAGAAGGGACATGCTGTTTacaacaacgcaggacaaccaggCCGAGGCGCTGATCGCCGTCTACGAAGGCGAGGGGGAGCAGGCGGAAGAGAACCATCTCCTGGGGTACTTCAAGATCACCGGCATCCCGCCGGCGCCCAAGGGTGCCGTCGAGATCAGCGCCTGCATGGACATCGACGCCGGCAACGTCCTCAGGGTGTTCGCTGGGGTCGTGAAGCCGCAAGGCGAGGCCACCCCGCCGTTCATGGAGGTGAGGATGCCCACGCTGGACGACGGCCATGGCTGGTGCGGGCAGGCCCTGGCCAAGATGTACGGCAGCAAGCTCGACCTCGCTGTTCTTCCTAAGAAGCTGCACCCGTAA